The genomic region CGGTTACGAGTTCCTGCTCCCGCCGCACCTGCTGCTCGACTCGGCCGGATTCGCCGCCGGTCAGTTCCCCAAGTTCTACGACGACGTCTACCACCTGGACGCCGACTCCGCGCCGCGCGGGCAGTTCCTGCTGCCCACGTCGGAGACGGCGATCCTGGGCGCGTACCAGGACGAGATCCTGGAGACCACGAAGCTGCCGCTGAAGGCATTCGCGTACACGCCCTGTTACCGGCGGGAGTCGGCCGGGTCGCACTCGGACGAGCGCGGCACGGTGCGCGGGCACCAGTTCAACAAGGTGGAGATCTTCCAGTTCACCCTGCCCGAGCAGGCGGACGCGGCACTTGAGGAGATGCTCGCCCACGCCGAGAGCCTGGTCGAGGGGCTGGGCCTGCACTACCAGCGGACGCTGCTGTCGGCAGGTGACGCGAGCGCCTCGATGAAGAAGACCCTCGACATCGAGGTGTGGATGCCGAGCACCGGCAAGTACAAGGAGGTGTCGTCGGTCTCCTGGGCCGGCGACTACCAGGCCCGTCGGGCGGCCATCCGCTATCGCGAGCCGGGCGCCAAGCAGACCCGCTTCGTGCACACCCTCAACGGCTCCGCGCTGGCGACGAGCCGGCTCTTCCCGGCCATCCTGGAGCAGTACCAGCAGGCCGACGGCAGCGTCCTGATCCCCAAGGTCCTCCAGGACCGCCTAGGAACAGACCGCCTCACCCCCCGCTAGAACCCAACGTCGATCATGAAGTTATTGCCCGGCGCCCTGGCGTGTCGCGGCAATAACTTCACGATCGACGCCGGGAGGGCGGAGGGTGCGTCGCTTTCGGAGCAGCAGGGCTGCCAGCAGCAGTGCTGCCAGGGTGGCCAGGAGCACTGCTGGGCCCACGGTTTCGACAGTTTCGGCCAGGGTGTGCTGGAACTTCGACGCCGCTTGGATCACCGGGTCGCGCAGGGCGTCGCGCCGGCCGGCGGCCAACCGCAGCTCGTACCAGCCGTACCAGGCCACGTACCCGCCCGCGAGCAGCAGCACCAGGCCACTGAGCCGGGGCACCAACGCGCCGGCGACGCGCAGCCGGGCCACCAGCCCGTCGCGCAGCAGCGCCACGCCGAGCGCGGCGACCGCGACCACCAGACCCATCCCGAGGGCGTACGCGCCGAACAGGGCCAGCCCGCGACCGGTCGAGCCGGCCTGGAGGCTTGTCACCACGATGGCCAGGAACGGTGCGATGGCGCAGCCGAGCGAGGCGAGCGCGTACGCCGCGCCGAACAGCGCCATCGACGGCCAGGACCTCGTCAGCCGGGGCGCTCGGGCCGACCAGCCGGGGGCGGGCAGCCGCCGGCCGGCGAGCAGCCAGCAGCCGGCCACCAGCAGCAGCAGCCCCAGCGCCACGGTCAGCCACGGCAGCCGCGGGCGCAGCCAGCCGGCCAGCGGCGCGAGCGCCAGGCCGAACGCGCCGAAGACCACCACGTACCCCAGGGTGAGCCCGGCCGCCGCGGTGAGCGCGCGGCCGACCGCGCCGCGGGCGTCCGACGCTCCGGCGACCAACAGCGAGAGGTACGCGGGCAGCAACGCGAAGCCGCACGGGTTGACGGCGCCGAGCATGCCGGCGGTCAGCGCGAGCAGGAGCGGGGCGGTCACGCCCCGGCCAGGGCTGCGACGCGGGCGCTGAGCGACTCACCGTCCAGGAAGCCCTGGTGGACGACGGTGCCGTCCCGGTCGATGATCACGAAGATGCTCTGCTCGGTCACCTTGAACCGCTTCCAGAGCGTGCCCTTGCGGTCGTCGATCTGCGGCGTGTCGCCGAGGTCGAACTCGCTGACGAAGTTCTTCATGTCCCGCTGCTCGCCGAGCCCGGCGACGCCGACGATCGGCACGGTGTCCCGGTAACGGGGCGCGATCTCGGCCACCGTCCACGCCTGGCTGGCGCAGGTGGCGCACCACGGCGCCCAGAACCAGAGCACCACCGGCCGGCCGGCCAGTCGCGTCGCGTCGAACGCGCTGCCGGTGAGGGTGGTCCCGGTGAAGCGCAGGGTGTCCGGGACCGGGACCGGGACCGGGGCCGGCGCGGCCGACGGCGAGCCGGTCGCGGGGGCAGCCGGGATGGCCGGGGCGCTGGTCGGGGCCGGCGCGGTCCCGGCGGCGGCGTCGGGCGGCACCGTGCCGGTGCAGGCCGCCGTGGCGAGCAGGGCGGCGACGAGCGCCCCCACGATGGCGGCGCGGGGCGCGTACGCCGCCGCTGTCCGCCCGGTCGGCTTGCGCATCCGCAGCTCCGTTCGACAGGTGTGGTGGTCAGTGCCTTTCCCTACTCGGCCTTGGCGAGGCGCAGGGCGAGTTCCGGGCAGACCTTGACGGCCTTCAGGGCGCCCTCGCGCAGCCAGGTCGGCACCGGCGTGGCCGGGAACGCCGGGTAGCCGTTGCCGTCGAGCCGGATGAAGTCCGGCACCACGTGCGCGCAGAGGCCGTGGCCGTCGCAGCGGGACCAGTCCAGGGTGAGCTTCTGCGGGTTGGGGTCGGGCGCGCCGGGCAGCCCCATGACGCCCTTGACCCGCCGGCCACAGCCGTCGCCGGTGCTGTGCAGCCGCAGGTCGTCGGCGAAGACCTCGATCGCGGAGAGTGCGAATCGGGCGGTGCCGTCCGGGTGGCTGCACGCGCCCCGGCCCTTGACCTCGCCGGCGGCGGCCCGCACCACGTCGGCCGGTTGGCTGCCGGCCACGGCCAGGTCGACCGCGCGGGCCAGGTCCGGCAGGCCCATCTTGCACGGGCCGCACTGGCCGGCGGACTCTCCGGCCAGGTAGCGCACCACCTGGGCGGACTCACCGAGCGGGCAGGTGTCGACGCCGATCGGGATGATGATGCCCGCGCCGAGGGTGCCGCCGACAGCGGCCAGGCCCCGGCGGGAGACCTCGGCCTTCTCCGCCGCCTCCGCGGTGATCCACTTGCCGTGGTAGCCGCCCATCAGGATGCCCTGGACGTCCGGGACCTCGCACAGGTCGAGGACGTCGCGCAACGGCATGCCTGCCGTGCACTCCACCACCGCCGGACGGCCCGCCGCGCCGGTCACGGTGAGCAGCACGGTGCCCGGCTCGTCGTCGGTGCCGAGCGCCGCGTACTCGTACGGGCCGAGTCGCGCGCCGACGGCGAGCTGGGCGTACGTCTCGGCGTTGGACAGCAGGGTCGGCAGGCCGCTGACGCCGGAGTCGCTGGAGCGCTTCTTGGTGCCCGGAGGGATGTGCGGCAGTCCGTTGATGCCGTTGACAAGCGCGCCGCCCTCCCCGGAGATGAACCGGTGCGGCACGGTGACGATTGTGGTCGGCACCGGCATCCGGCGCTCCGCGAGGGCCTCCATCAGCGAGTCCCGCCCGACGCCGTCGTCGGCCACGCCGATCACGATCTCCTCGGCGTCCAGCGCGTACGCGGTGAGCGCCGCGCCGTCGAGGATCAGGTGCGGGGCGCGGGTGAGCAGCACCTTGTCCTTCCAGCTCGCCGGCTCTCCCTCGGAGGCGTTGACGACCACCACCGCGGCGAGGTCCTGCCGCTCGCAGGACTCCAGCACGGCGCGCAGCTTGCGGGCGAACGGGAAGCCCGCGCCGCCCTTGCCCTTGAGCTGCATGCCCTCGACGAGTCGGAGCAACTGCGCAGGCTCCATCGGGCCGATCGGCCCGTGCACCTCCTCGTGCGCGAGCAGGTCGAGCCGCCCGTACTCGGCGAAGCCGGCGGTCAGCCGGGGCTCGCCCACACAGGCGACAGGTGGTACGGCTGTCCGCATCACTTCGCCTCACCCCGCAGCCCGGCCCAGTACGCCCCGTCCACGGCGTCGGCGCTTGCCTTGCGGCGCTTGGCGGACCGGCCCTCGCCGGCGGCCCGCCGGGCTCGCCGCGACGCCAGGTCGACAAGGGTCGGGGTGTCGTCGACGGGCGGCGGCACCTCCTCGGGGACGTACCGCGCCGGCGGGCGCCAGTAGTCCGGCTCCTCCGGCAGGTCGTCGTCGGCACTGTGCCTGCCACTGCCGCTGCGCGGCGCGGCCGAGATCGGACCGGCCGAGATGGGGCTCGCCGAGATCGGGCCGGCCGAGATCGGCTCGGCGGAGACCGGGCCGGCGGAGATCGGCTCGGCGGCCTGCCAGCGGCGCGGGCTGTCCCACGGCTCCTCGGGCTCCTCGACGGCCCGTCGGGGCGGCGCCGAGTACCGGGTGCCCTCGTCCTCGGAGCGGGACCGGCGGCTGCTCCGCTCGGCGGCCGGCTCCTCGTCGCGACGGCGGCGGGTCGGGGCGGTCTCCTCGTCCCGGTCGCGGGTGCGCGACGCGCGCCGCCGGGTCACCGGCTCCAGCTCCTCCTCAACGCTGCGCCGGCTCGACCGGCGGGTGGTGGTCTCCGCCTCGTCGCGCCGCCCACGCGTCGACAGGTCGGCGTCCTGCCGGGCCGCCGGCGTCTCGTCGCGCCGCCGGCGGCTGGGCCGGGCCGGCTCGGCGAGCGAGCCGGGCTCGGGCACCACCGGAACTGTGAACCGCTCGGGGTCGCGCCGCCGCGGGCCGGCCGGCGCGGTCCAGGTGGCGGTGGTGGCCTCTGCCCAGGCGGGGCGCTTGTCCTCGCCTGTGGCGCGGCGGCGGCTCAGGCCGGCCAGCAGCGACCGGCCGCGGCCCTCCTCGGTGGCCCGCCCGGCCAGCACCGCGTTGCGCACGGCGGCCTGGTGCTGCTCCCGGCTGCGCCGGCCGATGGTGACCGAGAGCCGGACCAGCAGCGCCAGCACGACGAACAGGATGCAGGCGAGGTAGCTGAGCACCACCCAGGACTTCGCGGCCCGGCCGGCGTTGAGGCCGTGCAGCACCGCGAACGGCCACGCGAGGTACGCGGTGGAATGCAGCGACCGCCACAGCCACTTCGGACCGACGCCGGCGAAGCGGGCCCGGATGATGCCGGTCCAGATCACGCTGACCATGAGCAGAGCCGCCACCGTGCCGAGGCCGACGTAGAGTCCCCGGCCGCCGACGAACGGCACCAGCGAGTCGGTCGCCGCCGCCCGACCGGTAGCGATCTTGGTGAGGACGTGGAAGAGCAGCCCGGCAGCGCCCAGAACGCCTGTGGCGCGGTGCGCCGACTGCATCAGCACCCGGTGCGAGATGCTCAGCACCAGTCGGTCGGTGGCGAGCAGGCCCAGCATCACGGTGAGGCTCAACGACACCAGGGCGATCACCCCGGCGAAGAACTCGGTGAAGAAGAAGCCGTACGCGTACGCCGTCTGACCGGCGCCGGTCAGCATCGTCGCCGCCCAGAGCCCGGCGAGGACGGACGCGATCAGCAACATCGTCGCCGAGCGCGACCGGGTCCGCACCCCCCGACTGCTGGTGCTGGTCCGGACCTCGGTGGCCTTCTCGTTCTGCTTTGCCCGGGCCATCTGCTCCTCGATCGTCTCGCGGCGGCGTACCACCGGCCGACCCCTGCTCCCCCATCCAGTACGGAACGGCGGGGTGAGCGGATCACCTGGGGACGGAAATTTCTGGGCCGGATCGAACCGACCGGCGCCGGGACGCGTGCACAGGCCACCGTGGACAGTGACAACCGTCCATGCATTGACAGTCGTTGCAACACGCTTGTAACCTTTCGGCAAATTTCAGCATGGGTTGCAAGATTCGAGCAGCCGATGCGATCCCCCGCCGCACCGCCACCCCCCACCCCCGCTCCCGTCAGGAGTCCCGATGCACAGACGTCGACGTGGCTCGGCGATCCTCGCCCTCGGCCTGGTCGCCAGCCTGCTCGTCCCCCTCACCGCGACGGCGCCCCCGGCCGCCGCCAGCCCGTCCGGCGCCAAGAAGGTCATCGTCCAGCTCTTCGAGTGGAACTGGCAGTCGGTGGCAAGCGAGTGCCAGAGCACCCTCGGCCCGAAGGGCTACGGCTACGTGCAGGTCTCGCCCCCGCAGGAGCACGTGCGGGGCAACCAGTGGTGGCTGGCGTACCAGCCGGTCAGCTACCGGATCGAGTCCCGCAAGGGCACCCGGTCCCAGTTCCAGTCGATGGTGAACACCTGCCACGCGGCAGGTGTCAAGGTCCTCGTCGACGCCGTCATCAACCACATGTCCGGTCAGGACAACGGCGGCACCGGCTGGGCCGGCTCGTCGTACGCGCACTACGACTACCCGGGCATCTACCAGACCCAGGACTTCCACCACTGCGGGCGCAACGGCGGCGACGACATCGCCAACTACAACGACAGGTACGAGGTGCAGAACTGTGAGCTGGTCAACCTGTCGGACCTGAAGACCGAGTCGGACTACGTCCGAACGAAGATCGCGTCGTACCTCAACGACCTGCTCTCCCTCGGCGTGGACGGGTTCCGGCTGGACGCCAGCAAGCACATGCCGGCGGCCGACATCGCCGCCATCAGGGGCAAGCTCTCCCGCTCGGCGTACCTCGTCCAGGAGGTCATCTACGGCGCCGGCGAGCCGGTCCAACCGACCGAGTACACGGGCAACGGTGACGTGCACGAGTTCCGCTACGGCAAGGACCTGGCCCGGGTGTTCCGCTCGGAGAAGCTGGCGTACCTGCGCAACTTCGGCGAGGGCTGGGGCCACCTGCCCACCGGGTCCGCCGCGGTGTTCGTGGACAACCACGACACCCAGCGCGACAACAGCGGGGTGCTTACCTACCGCGACCGGGGCATCTACGCCCTGGCGAACGCCTTCATGCTGGCCTGGCCGTACGGCTCGCCGACAGTCATGTCCAGCTACACCTTCAGCGACCGGGACGCCGGCCCGCCCTCGGACGGCGCGAACAAGACGCTGAACACCACCTGCTACGCCGGCTGGGAGTGCGAGCACCGCTGGCCGGTGATCGCCAACATGGTCGGCTTCCGCAACGCCACCGAGGGCGCCGCGGTGGCCAACTGGTACGACAACGGCACCAACCACATCGCGTTCAGCCGCAGCGGCAAGGGCTTCGTCACGCTCAACGACGAGGATTCGGCCGTGAACGGTCGCTCGTACTACACCGGGCTGCCCGCCGGCCGGTACTGCGACGTCATCCACGGCACGTACGCGGGCGGCACCTGCAGCGGGCCGGTGATCACCGTGGACGGTAACGGCTGGTTCGCCGCGAACGTACCCTCGCACGACGCGGTCGCGATCCACATCGGCGCGCGGGTCTGAGCGTCGGGGCCCCCGGGTATCGGCGAACCGGGGGCCCCGAACCACCCATCGACATAAAGTGGTTTGGTGCCGTTTGACCGAATGAGCCCGTACCGTCGCCGGGGTGCCTGGGTGGTCACCGCCGTCGCCGTGGCCGCCCTGCTGATCACCGCGCTGCTTGTCGGCCAGGCCCTCACCCCGCGCTCGACGAACCCCGACCGACCCGCGGCGGCCGACCCGACGCCGAGCAGCATCGAGCAGAGCCCGGACGAGTCCGTCCCGCCGGCCGCGCCCGCCCCGGCCGGGCTGCCGGTGCTCGACTACGACCCCGCGCCCAGTGGCTTCCCCGCCGACCCGGCCACCATGGACATCACGCCGCTGACCGAGGGCGTGCACCCGACCGGGCGGATCGCCGCGTACGACGCGCCCGGCGGACGACCGCTGGCCTTCCTCGAACCGACGCTCGCCGGTGTCGAGCTGACCGTGCCGGTCGCGCAGCGGCGGGTCGGCTGGACGGCAGTGCTGCTGCCCTCGGCCAACAGGCGTCTCGCCTGGCTCGCGCCCGGCGGGTTCGACACCGTGGCGCTGCGCGACCAGATCGTGGTGGAGCGCAAGGCGCACCGGCTGACCTGGTACCGGGCCGGCAAGGCGGTGCGCTCCTGGGAGACGAGCCTCGGCCAGTCCGGGCAGGAGACACCGCTCGGGCGGACCTTCGTCCTGGGCCGCACCCCACCGCCCGAGGAGGTCTACGGCGGGGTGGACATCTACGCCCTCGGCTCGGTGCCCGACGACCCGGAGGCGGTGCCCACCGGGCTGCGCGGCGCGCACATCGGCCTGCACACCTGGTACAACGACGACGACCTGGGCGAGAACACCACCAACGGCTGCATCCGGGTCACCCGCAGCGGCCAGCGGGAACTGCTCGCCGAGGTCCGGCCCGGCAGCAGCCTGGTGGTGGTCGACCAGCTCCCCACCCCGCCGCCGACCGCCTGAGCCGCGCCACTCAGTCGCCGAGCAGCCAGCCGTTCTGCTCGGCGATGCGCACGGCCGCGGCCCGGTTGCGGGCGCCGGTCTTGCCGATCGCCGCCGAGAGGTGGTTGCGCACCGTCCCCTCGGACAGGTGCAGCGCCTTCGCCAGCTCGGCGACCGCACCACCGGCCCGGGCCGCCCGCAACACCTCGGTCTCCCGCTCGGTAAGCGGGCTCGCCCCGGTGGCCAGGGTCTCCGCGGCAAGCGTCGGATCGACCACCCGCAGGCCGGCGTGCACCCGGCGGACCGCGTCGGCGAGCTGCCGGGCCGGGGTGTCCTTGACCACGAAACCGTTCGCGCCGGCCTCCATGGCCCGGCGCAGGTAGCCGGGCCGACCGAAGGTGGTCACCACGAGCACCCGGCAGGCCGGCAGCGCGGCCCGCAACGCGGCGGTCGCGGCGATCCCGTCCAGGCCGGGCATCTCCACGTCCAGCAGTGCCACGTCGGGAGCGGTGCGGCGGGCCTCGGCCACCACCTCGTCGCCGCGGCCGACCTCGGCCACCACGCTCAGGTCCGGCTCCAGCGAGAGCAGCGCGGCGAGCGCGCCCCGCACCAGCGCCTGGTCATCGGCGAGCAGGAGCCGGATCGGCGTACCCGCCGTGCTCACCGGGCCTCCACCGGGGCGTGCACCCGCAGCAGGAAACCGGTGCCGTCGTCCCGCCGGCGACCGACTGTCACCACGGCGTCCAGCCGGCGGGCCCGTTCCCGCAGACCGACCAGCCCGTACCCGGTGGCGTCCGGCGTGGACGGCCCCCGGCCGTCGTCGCTCACCTCGACGCCGTCCGGACGCACCCGGATCGTGCAGCACCGCGCCCCGCTGTGCCGGACCACGTTCGTCACCCCTTCGCGTACCGCCCAGCCGAACAGCCGGTCCCACTCCCTGGGCAGCTCCGGCGCCTCGGCCGGCAACTCCGCCGCGATGCCCGCCGCGGCGAGGGCGGACCGCGCGCCGGCCAGCTCCCCGGCGAGCGTGACCTCCCGGTACGCCCCGACGGTCTGCCGCACGTCGGCCAGCGCCGCCCGCGCCAGGCTCTCCACCTCGGCGATCTCGGCTGCCGCCCGGGCGGTGTCGACGTCGATCAGCCGCCCGGCCAGCTCGGCCTTGATCGCCACCACGGTCAGCGAGTGCCCGAGGATGTCGTGCAGGTCGCGGGCGGCGCGGGCCCGCTCCTCGGCGACCGCGAGCCGGCCGATCTCCTGCTGGGCGGCCCGCAACTCGCTGTTGCGCTGAGCCAGCCGGGACACACCGAACATGGCGAACGAGGCGAGCAGCACCGCGACGGTGACAGTGCTCTCCCCCGTCCAGGTCGGCACCAGCCAGGCCCCCA from Micromonospora lupini harbors:
- a CDS encoding thioredoxin-like domain-containing protein, translated to MRKPTGRTAAAYAPRAAIVGALVAALLATAACTGTVPPDAAAGTAPAPTSAPAIPAAPATGSPSAAPAPVPVPVPDTLRFTGTTLTGSAFDATRLAGRPVVLWFWAPWCATCASQAWTVAEIAPRYRDTVPIVGVAGLGEQRDMKNFVSEFDLGDTPQIDDRKGTLWKRFKVTEQSIFVIIDRDGTVVHQGFLDGESLSARVAALAGA
- a CDS encoding sensor histidine kinase → MDSLTGQPRPVSRRWRLTGWMLAAVWLFFLNVPISTALDQAQPWRRVVGVATLLVFGLGYVLLFQWARYLREHLQPIPPRRAGIALLGLVAVGLASIPGTAGDWTATLVFVAASAVFLLSATQALVIVVLCALIPLVGAWLVPTWTGESTVTVAVLLASFAMFGVSRLAQRNSELRAAQQEIGRLAVAEERARAARDLHDILGHSLTVVAIKAELAGRLIDVDTARAAAEIAEVESLARAALADVRQTVGAYREVTLAGELAGARSALAAAGIAAELPAEAPELPREWDRLFGWAVREGVTNVVRHSGARCCTIRVRPDGVEVSDDGRGPSTPDATGYGLVGLRERARRLDAVVTVGRRRDDGTGFLLRVHAPVEAR
- a CDS encoding alpha-amylase, with amino-acid sequence MHRRRRGSAILALGLVASLLVPLTATAPPAAASPSGAKKVIVQLFEWNWQSVASECQSTLGPKGYGYVQVSPPQEHVRGNQWWLAYQPVSYRIESRKGTRSQFQSMVNTCHAAGVKVLVDAVINHMSGQDNGGTGWAGSSYAHYDYPGIYQTQDFHHCGRNGGDDIANYNDRYEVQNCELVNLSDLKTESDYVRTKIASYLNDLLSLGVDGFRLDASKHMPAADIAAIRGKLSRSAYLVQEVIYGAGEPVQPTEYTGNGDVHEFRYGKDLARVFRSEKLAYLRNFGEGWGHLPTGSAAVFVDNHDTQRDNSGVLTYRDRGIYALANAFMLAWPYGSPTVMSSYTFSDRDAGPPSDGANKTLNTTCYAGWECEHRWPVIANMVGFRNATEGAAVANWYDNGTNHIAFSRSGKGFVTLNDEDSAVNGRSYYTGLPAGRYCDVIHGTYAGGTCSGPVITVDGNGWFAANVPSHDAVAIHIGARV
- a CDS encoding L,D-transpeptidase; translation: MPFDRMSPYRRRGAWVVTAVAVAALLITALLVGQALTPRSTNPDRPAAADPTPSSIEQSPDESVPPAAPAPAGLPVLDYDPAPSGFPADPATMDITPLTEGVHPTGRIAAYDAPGGRPLAFLEPTLAGVELTVPVAQRRVGWTAVLLPSANRRLAWLAPGGFDTVALRDQIVVERKAHRLTWYRAGKAVRSWETSLGQSGQETPLGRTFVLGRTPPPEEVYGGVDIYALGSVPDDPEAVPTGLRGAHIGLHTWYNDDDLGENTTNGCIRVTRSGQRELLAEVRPGSSLVVVDQLPTPPPTA
- a CDS encoding response regulator transcription factor; translated protein: MSTAGTPIRLLLADDQALVRGALAALLSLEPDLSVVAEVGRGDEVVAEARRTAPDVALLDVEMPGLDGIAATAALRAALPACRVLVVTTFGRPGYLRRAMEAGANGFVVKDTPARQLADAVRRVHAGLRVVDPTLAAETLATGASPLTERETEVLRAARAGGAVAELAKALHLSEGTVRNHLSAAIGKTGARNRAAAVRIAEQNGWLLGD
- a CDS encoding NADH-quinone oxidoreductase subunit NuoF family protein, translating into MRTAVPPVACVGEPRLTAGFAEYGRLDLLAHEEVHGPIGPMEPAQLLRLVEGMQLKGKGGAGFPFARKLRAVLESCERQDLAAVVVVNASEGEPASWKDKVLLTRAPHLILDGAALTAYALDAEEIVIGVADDGVGRDSLMEALAERRMPVPTTIVTVPHRFISGEGGALVNGINGLPHIPPGTKKRSSDSGVSGLPTLLSNAETYAQLAVGARLGPYEYAALGTDDEPGTVLLTVTGAAGRPAVVECTAGMPLRDVLDLCEVPDVQGILMGGYHGKWITAEAAEKAEVSRRGLAAVGGTLGAGIIIPIGVDTCPLGESAQVVRYLAGESAGQCGPCKMGLPDLARAVDLAVAGSQPADVVRAAAGEVKGRGACSHPDGTARFALSAIEVFADDLRLHSTGDGCGRRVKGVMGLPGAPDPNPQKLTLDWSRCDGHGLCAHVVPDFIRLDGNGYPAFPATPVPTWLREGALKAVKVCPELALRLAKAE
- the serS gene encoding serine--tRNA ligase — protein: MLDMELIRKDREAVATALAKRLDPAEVDRALDEIQRLDQERRALITEIDADRQRRKAEARAYAQAKRAGTEPQVSAPEAERKQLADLESQLDEVQARLRDAMSELPNLPSDDVLPGGKEANRVVKTFGEPPVIEKVRDHVELSRALGLVDYERGVKLGGSGFWIYTGVGARLEWALLNYFIDKHIKAGYEFLLPPHLLLDSAGFAAGQFPKFYDDVYHLDADSAPRGQFLLPTSETAILGAYQDEILETTKLPLKAFAYTPCYRRESAGSHSDERGTVRGHQFNKVEIFQFTLPEQADAALEEMLAHAESLVEGLGLHYQRTLLSAGDASASMKKTLDIEVWMPSTGKYKEVSSVSWAGDYQARRAAIRYREPGAKQTRFVHTLNGSALATSRLFPAILEQYQQADGSVLIPKVLQDRLGTDRLTPR
- a CDS encoding cytochrome c biogenesis CcdA family protein codes for the protein MTAPLLLALTAGMLGAVNPCGFALLPAYLSLLVAGASDARGAVGRALTAAAGLTLGYVVVFGAFGLALAPLAGWLRPRLPWLTVALGLLLLVAGCWLLAGRRLPAPGWSARAPRLTRSWPSMALFGAAYALASLGCAIAPFLAIVVTSLQAGSTGRGLALFGAYALGMGLVVAVAALGVALLRDGLVARLRVAGALVPRLSGLVLLLAGGYVAWYGWYELRLAAGRRDALRDPVIQAASKFQHTLAETVETVGPAVLLATLAALLLAALLLRKRRTLRPPGVDREVIAATRQGAGQ